Proteins encoded within one genomic window of Hahella chejuensis KCTC 2396:
- a CDS encoding LysR substrate-binding domain-containing protein: MNYLPTDLLQTFVAVADYGGFTQAGDALGRSQPAISLQIRRLEELVGATLLLRNNKALAPTPEGLILLQYARDILALNKEAMIKLSQPELAGCLRLGIPNEFASSLPEVLGKFSQAHPNVTLEVTCDLSSNLVERYRSKELDLVFALHTSLRTISPEEGWMEDLVWATSIHHTCHTRHPVPLIVAPRGCVYRHRIIEALDSMSIPWRIVYTCASFSGIRAGVLAGLGVTVLGKSIVPEGLRVVESSDYLPALPGVQMRLLYNREQTSPAVAGFVQFISRTAPVAGDGLSLDGLRAG; encoded by the coding sequence GTGAATTATCTCCCCACCGATCTCCTGCAAACCTTTGTCGCCGTAGCGGATTATGGCGGTTTTACCCAGGCCGGCGACGCGTTGGGACGCTCACAGCCGGCGATCAGTCTGCAGATCCGGCGACTGGAAGAGTTAGTCGGCGCCACGCTGCTGCTGCGTAACAACAAGGCGTTGGCTCCCACTCCGGAAGGTTTGATTCTGTTGCAGTACGCCCGGGATATTCTCGCTCTTAATAAAGAAGCCATGATCAAACTGTCACAGCCGGAGCTGGCCGGCTGTCTGCGGTTAGGCATTCCTAACGAGTTCGCCAGCTCGTTGCCGGAGGTGCTGGGCAAGTTCTCCCAGGCGCACCCCAACGTCACGCTGGAGGTCACCTGCGATCTTAGCTCCAATCTGGTGGAGCGTTATCGCTCTAAAGAATTGGATCTGGTATTCGCCCTGCATACCAGTTTGCGCACTATCTCTCCGGAAGAAGGCTGGATGGAGGATCTGGTGTGGGCCACCAGCATTCACCATACTTGTCATACCCGGCATCCGGTGCCGCTGATCGTCGCGCCGCGGGGCTGCGTATACCGACACCGCATTATTGAAGCGCTGGATTCCATGAGCATTCCCTGGCGCATTGTGTATACCTGCGCCAGTTTCAGCGGCATCCGCGCTGGCGTCCTGGCCGGTCTGGGCGTCACGGTATTGGGTAAAAGCATCGTGCCCGAAGGCTTACGCGTAGTGGAGAGCAGCGACTACCTGCCGGCCTTGCCGGGCGTGCAAATGCGTCTTTTATACAACCGGGAGCAGACCTCTCCCGCCGTGGCCGGCTTCGTGCAGTTTATTTCCCGCACCGCGCCGGTGGCCGGAGACGGTTTGAGTCTGGATGGGCTACGCGCGGGCTAA
- a CDS encoding AraC family transcriptional regulator translates to MNAISKELEQGFFTQSVIGDQPYPSYELRNILACLEEWGDAEFVESVLKQVGLDWERLWEEPSMPTHRLLQTLDLVRERYATPGLGGAIGQSYTLASLGEIGVQVAACRTLGEALVLVERNYDQLGVVMDKSLTLQGDQVVVRHYNVSGLNHETLDFLMEICIAAFFTVAREVAGFDFPLRYVSFTREPPTDQKIYRLVFGDPLRFSQPFIEWAFDVRLLEAPVRVRLPDSAPMQEQPTYLQFTAWDETSLVQRISDMLYARRGFPELPEIAGRLNMSPRTLRRRLATAGINYQRLLNRIRCQQAIALLQEEELAVDDIADQLGFTEAANFRHAFKKWLGLPPGAVRSV, encoded by the coding sequence GTGAACGCAATATCTAAGGAGTTGGAGCAGGGATTTTTCACGCAGTCGGTGATCGGCGATCAGCCTTATCCCAGTTATGAGTTACGCAATATCCTGGCGTGCCTGGAGGAATGGGGCGACGCCGAGTTTGTAGAGTCCGTTTTGAAACAGGTGGGACTGGATTGGGAACGCTTATGGGAAGAGCCCTCGATGCCCACCCATAGATTGCTGCAAACCCTGGATCTGGTGCGCGAGCGCTACGCCACTCCGGGTTTGGGGGGCGCTATCGGGCAGTCTTATACGTTGGCCAGTCTGGGAGAGATTGGCGTACAGGTGGCTGCCTGCCGAACCCTGGGCGAAGCGCTGGTGTTGGTGGAGCGCAATTATGATCAGCTCGGCGTCGTGATGGATAAATCGCTGACCTTGCAGGGCGACCAAGTGGTGGTGCGCCACTACAATGTCAGCGGTCTGAATCATGAGACGCTCGATTTCCTGATGGAGATCTGTATCGCCGCTTTTTTCACGGTCGCCAGAGAAGTGGCGGGATTCGACTTTCCCTTGCGGTATGTGTCTTTTACGCGAGAGCCGCCAACGGACCAAAAAATATATCGTCTGGTGTTCGGCGACCCATTGCGTTTTTCGCAACCGTTTATTGAATGGGCCTTTGATGTGCGTTTGCTAGAGGCGCCGGTGCGGGTGCGTTTGCCTGACTCCGCTCCGATGCAGGAGCAACCTACCTATCTGCAGTTCACTGCCTGGGATGAAACCAGTCTGGTGCAGCGCATCAGCGACATGCTATACGCCCGTCGCGGCTTTCCAGAGTTGCCGGAAATCGCCGGGCGTCTGAATATGAGTCCACGCACGTTGCGGCGACGATTGGCGACGGCGGGAATCAACTACCAACGCCTGCTCAATCGGATAAGGTGTCAACAGGCGATTGCGCTGTTGCAGGAAGAAGAATTGGCGGTGGACGACATTGCGGACCAGCTGGGGTTTACGGAAGCGGCCAACTTTCGGCACGCATTTAAGAAATGGCTGGGACTGCCCCCGGGGGCAGTCCGCTCGGTTTAG
- the gcvH gene encoding glycine cleavage system protein GcvH, whose translation MSGLKFTEDHEWLSMESDEIGVVGITDYAQAQLGDLVFVELPEVGREVSQGEDIGVVESVKTASDIKSPVSGVVVAVNEALSDEPGKVNEDPTGEGWIYKISLSNASEVESLMDDAAYKALTGE comes from the coding sequence ATGAGCGGTCTGAAATTCACCGAAGATCACGAGTGGTTGTCCATGGAGTCCGATGAGATCGGTGTTGTGGGCATTACAGATTACGCACAGGCGCAACTGGGCGATCTGGTTTTCGTAGAGCTGCCCGAAGTGGGCCGTGAAGTCAGCCAGGGCGAAGATATCGGCGTAGTGGAGTCGGTGAAAACCGCCAGCGATATCAAAAGCCCCGTCAGCGGCGTTGTGGTCGCCGTGAACGAAGCGCTGAGCGACGAACCTGGGAAAGTGAACGAAGACCCTACCGGAGAAGGTTGGATTTACAAAATCTCTCTATCCAATGCTTCTGAAGTTGAGTCGCTGATGGATGACGCGGCTTATAAGGCGCTGACAGGAGAGTAA
- a CDS encoding ABC-F family ATPase produces MISTANITMQFGSRPLFENVSVKFSPGGRYGLIGANGCGKSTFMKILGGDLSPTAGVVSIEPNARVGKLRQDQFAYENYSVIDTVIMGYPELWEVKRERDRIYSLPEMSDEDGMKVADLEGAFAEMDGYTAESRAGELLIGVGIPVEQHYGLMSAVAPGWKLRVLLAQALFSDPDVLLLDEPTNNLDINTIRWLEDVLNARNSTMIIISHDRHFLNSVCTHMADVDYGEIRLYPGNYDQYMAASTLARSQLLAENEKKQAQLDDLAQFVARFSANASKAKQATSRARQMEKIQLSEVKASSRVNPYIRFNQEKKLFRLALEVEGLSKGYEDLSLFKKLDMMIEVGEKVAVLGANGAGKTTLMRCLMNEVEPDAGAVKWSEGASIGYYAQDHAADFAEDMSLFEWMSQWRQPKDDDQVIRGILGQLLFSGDEIKKSVTKISGGEQGRMLFGKIMLQRPNIVVMDEPTNHLDMESIESLNLSLEKFEGTVIFVSHDREFVSSLATRIIDITPNGVINFAGTYDEYLRSQGMDV; encoded by the coding sequence GTGATTAGTACTGCGAACATTACGATGCAATTCGGCTCCCGGCCGCTGTTTGAAAACGTCTCCGTCAAGTTCTCTCCTGGTGGCCGCTACGGTTTGATCGGGGCGAATGGCTGCGGTAAGTCGACGTTTATGAAAATCCTTGGCGGCGATTTGAGCCCCACTGCCGGCGTGGTATCCATCGAGCCCAACGCCCGCGTGGGTAAGCTGCGTCAGGATCAGTTCGCTTATGAAAATTACTCAGTGATCGACACCGTCATCATGGGCTATCCCGAGCTGTGGGAAGTGAAACGTGAGCGGGATCGCATCTACAGCCTGCCGGAAATGAGCGACGAAGACGGCATGAAAGTCGCCGATCTGGAAGGCGCCTTCGCAGAGATGGACGGCTACACCGCCGAATCCCGCGCGGGTGAATTGTTGATTGGCGTCGGCATTCCCGTCGAACAACATTATGGCCTGATGAGCGCAGTCGCTCCCGGCTGGAAGTTACGGGTTCTGCTGGCGCAAGCGCTGTTTTCCGACCCGGACGTGCTGCTGCTCGATGAGCCGACCAACAACCTGGACATCAACACCATCCGCTGGCTGGAAGATGTGTTGAACGCCAGAAACAGCACCATGATTATTATTTCCCACGACCGTCACTTCCTGAACAGCGTCTGCACGCACATGGCGGATGTGGATTACGGCGAGATTCGCCTCTACCCCGGCAACTACGACCAGTATATGGCCGCCTCGACACTGGCCCGGTCGCAGCTGCTGGCTGAGAATGAGAAGAAGCAGGCGCAGCTGGACGATCTGGCGCAGTTCGTCGCCCGCTTCTCCGCCAACGCCTCCAAAGCCAAACAGGCGACGTCCCGCGCTCGTCAGATGGAGAAAATCCAGCTGTCGGAAGTCAAGGCTTCCAGCCGGGTTAACCCCTATATCCGCTTCAATCAGGAAAAGAAACTGTTCCGACTGGCGCTGGAAGTGGAAGGCCTCAGCAAAGGCTATGAAGACCTCAGCCTGTTTAAGAAGCTGGATATGATGATCGAAGTTGGCGAAAAAGTGGCGGTTCTGGGCGCTAACGGCGCCGGTAAAACCACACTGATGCGCTGTTTGATGAATGAAGTCGAGCCGGACGCAGGCGCCGTGAAGTGGTCGGAAGGCGCGTCGATTGGTTACTACGCCCAGGATCACGCGGCTGATTTCGCTGAAGACATGAGCTTGTTCGAGTGGATGAGCCAATGGCGTCAACCCAAAGATGACGATCAGGTGATTCGCGGCATCCTGGGGCAATTGCTGTTTTCCGGCGATGAGATCAAGAAGTCGGTCACCAAGATTTCCGGGGGCGAACAGGGCCGCATGCTGTTTGGAAAGATCATGCTGCAACGCCCCAACATTGTCGTCATGGACGAGCCCACCAACCACTTGGACATGGAATCCATCGAATCCCTCAACCTCTCTCTGGAGAAGTTCGAAGGCACCGTCATTTTCGTCAGCCACGACCGCGAATTCGTCTCCTCCCTCGCCACGCGAATCATCGACATCACACCCAATGGCGTGATCAATTTCGCTGGTACATACGACGAATACCTGCGCTCCCAGGGCATGGACGTATAA
- a CDS encoding sensor domain-containing protein yields the protein MRLIHLKSHIRSYLRRLLVFSLLGAGLLSTVFLWADYQLMETLPAAQKAELSLQSAMLYILIACVVLIGGVVAWVLTANEARNKALRESRNNLDKAQQIARLGNWVWDLKRNEVYWSDQVYRNLGLSLHDNKASYEKFLECVHPDDRARIVKLVDEALENKQVYGIEHRVIWPDGEERIVCGAGEVIFDVQGNPVQMHGTIQDITERKRDENRKNEYAHLIYDLYNNAPCGYHSLDPRGVIVDINETALRWLGYSRSELVGKVMFCDLLSEDCVQLCWDKLGQLKKGGALSNLELNIRCKDGRLFCVLLTSTALQSEDGEFRGSRCILVDYTERRRHEKELQQAAVVFDAIREAVIITDDARNIVAVNNAFTDITGYTLDDVYGRNPRLQQSGRHDKTFYRSLWRSITEHGHWQGEIENKRRNGEIYPAWQNINVVYDKNGNVANYVSVFSDISVIKEKEKQLRHLANHDSLTGLPNRLLFFNSLENSLERARRRRMEVALMFIDLDRFKIINDTMGHEAGDILLKTVARRLLEAVRGEDMVARLGGDEFTISLEELSNTEDAAAKAGKLIETIRQPVHIGGHEIVCSASIGIAIFPHDADNAQNLARAADAAMYRAKELHRNTFEFYTSELTERAIEHLTLSSEMRQALERNEFELYYQPQFNLTSGRLVGAETLLRWRHPTRGLITPYCFINIAEDSALIDPIGGWVINQLCRDVAGWLKGGLKLPRIAFNVSSKQLEHYDVKGRIEHALQRWGLEPSDLDLELEVTEGALQHEERSVEVLRQVRLLGLSVAIDDFGTGYSSLSRLKHMPIDTLKIDRMFIRDLPDDPNNQALASGIILLGRALGLKVVAEGVENVEQLRFLQERNCDEAQGFLLSKPLPKAAFEKMLKGEGLPAIPPASLTVVRKPVAGD from the coding sequence GTGCGCTTGATACACCTCAAAAGTCATATTCGTTCTTATCTCCGGCGTTTACTCGTCTTTTCGTTGCTGGGCGCAGGCCTCCTCTCCACAGTTTTCTTATGGGCGGACTACCAGCTGATGGAGACCTTGCCCGCCGCGCAAAAAGCGGAGCTGTCTCTGCAAAGCGCCATGTTGTATATCCTGATCGCCTGCGTCGTCCTGATCGGCGGCGTGGTCGCTTGGGTGCTTACCGCCAATGAGGCTCGCAACAAGGCCTTGCGTGAGAGCCGCAACAACCTGGATAAAGCGCAGCAAATCGCCCGGCTGGGCAACTGGGTTTGGGATTTGAAGCGCAACGAGGTGTATTGGTCGGATCAGGTCTACCGCAATCTGGGGTTGTCGCTGCATGACAACAAAGCTTCTTATGAGAAGTTTCTGGAGTGCGTGCATCCGGACGACCGGGCGCGCATCGTCAAACTGGTGGACGAGGCCTTGGAGAACAAACAGGTGTACGGCATCGAGCACCGTGTTATCTGGCCCGACGGTGAGGAACGCATCGTGTGTGGCGCGGGCGAAGTGATTTTCGACGTGCAGGGAAATCCTGTGCAAATGCACGGCACTATTCAGGACATTACCGAACGTAAGCGGGATGAAAATCGCAAGAATGAATATGCGCACCTGATTTACGATCTCTACAACAACGCGCCATGCGGCTATCACTCGCTGGACCCCCGGGGAGTAATCGTGGATATCAACGAAACGGCGCTGCGCTGGCTGGGATATTCGCGCAGCGAGCTGGTCGGTAAAGTGATGTTTTGCGACCTGCTCTCCGAAGACTGTGTGCAGTTGTGCTGGGATAAGCTGGGGCAACTGAAGAAAGGAGGCGCACTGAGCAATCTGGAGCTCAATATCCGCTGTAAAGACGGTCGTTTGTTCTGTGTTTTACTGACCAGTACGGCGCTGCAAAGCGAAGACGGCGAGTTTCGCGGCAGCCGCTGCATTTTGGTGGACTATACGGAACGCCGCCGTCACGAGAAAGAATTGCAACAGGCGGCGGTGGTGTTCGACGCCATCCGCGAAGCGGTCATTATTACCGATGACGCACGCAATATCGTTGCGGTAAACAACGCCTTCACCGATATTACCGGTTACACCCTGGATGATGTCTATGGGCGTAACCCCCGCCTGCAACAATCAGGTCGTCACGACAAAACCTTCTATCGCTCCCTGTGGCGGTCGATTACTGAGCATGGCCATTGGCAGGGCGAGATCGAGAACAAACGGCGCAATGGCGAGATTTACCCCGCCTGGCAGAACATTAATGTGGTCTACGATAAAAACGGCAATGTGGCCAATTATGTATCAGTGTTCTCCGATATCAGTGTGATCAAAGAAAAAGAGAAACAGCTGCGCCATCTCGCCAATCATGATTCGCTGACTGGTTTGCCCAATCGATTGCTGTTTTTCAATAGCCTTGAAAACTCCCTGGAGCGGGCCAGGCGTCGTCGTATGGAAGTGGCGTTGATGTTTATCGATCTGGATCGCTTCAAAATCATCAATGACACTATGGGGCATGAAGCCGGCGATATTCTGCTGAAAACCGTGGCGCGACGTTTATTGGAAGCGGTGCGGGGCGAAGATATGGTGGCGCGCCTGGGAGGGGATGAATTCACCATCAGTCTGGAAGAACTGTCCAACACCGAGGACGCCGCCGCTAAGGCCGGCAAATTGATAGAAACCATTCGTCAGCCCGTTCATATCGGTGGCCATGAAATCGTCTGTTCCGCCAGCATCGGCATCGCCATTTTTCCCCATGACGCCGACAACGCGCAAAATCTGGCGCGGGCGGCGGATGCGGCCATGTATCGGGCCAAGGAGCTACACCGCAACACTTTTGAGTTCTATACCAGCGAACTGACGGAAAGGGCGATCGAGCACCTGACCCTGAGTAGCGAGATGCGGCAGGCGCTGGAGCGCAATGAGTTTGAACTCTATTACCAGCCGCAATTCAACCTGACCAGCGGCAGGCTGGTGGGGGCGGAGACGCTGCTGCGCTGGCGGCACCCCACGCGGGGACTGATAACCCCCTACTGTTTCATCAATATTGCGGAAGACAGCGCTCTGATCGACCCCATTGGCGGATGGGTGATTAATCAGCTGTGCCGGGATGTGGCGGGTTGGTTGAAAGGGGGGCTGAAGTTGCCTCGCATCGCCTTCAATGTCTCAAGCAAACAGTTGGAGCACTACGATGTCAAAGGACGTATCGAGCATGCATTGCAACGCTGGGGACTGGAGCCGTCCGACCTTGATCTGGAGCTGGAAGTGACGGAAGGCGCCCTGCAGCACGAGGAGCGTAGCGTGGAAGTCCTTCGGCAGGTGCGATTATTGGGACTGAGCGTCGCCATTGATGATTTTGGCACCGGTTATTCTTCCCTGAGTCGACTGAAACACATGCCGATCGACACGCTTAAAATCGACCGCATGTTTATTCGCGATCTGCCGGACGACCCTAATAATCAGGCTCTGGCCAGCGGCATTATTCTGCTCGGACGGGCCCTGGGGCTCAAAGTGGTGGCCGAAGGCGTGGAGAATGTGGAGCAGCTGCGCTTTTTGCAGGAACGCAACTGTGATGAGGCGCAGGGGTTTCTGCTCAGTAAGCCTCTGCCCAAGGCGGCATTTGAAAAGATGCTGAAAGGGGAAGGACTGCCCGCGATTCCACCGGCGTCGCTGACGGTTGTCAGGAAACCGGTGGCCGGCGACTAG
- a CDS encoding Spy/CpxP family protein refolding chaperone: MIKPVLAPLNALFFTLILCLAASASGHGFFGSSASDSDCDDCGAGMMRGRHMMGSGGMFTGDDWSASNWSGYGRHSMMESRRMFGHGYMMGDGFMMGGMMDLSSPRMAGLLGLDDKQRSKIEEIQKQLGEQQWVHFQEMYKQHAAMQNLLNKDEMDDKAILEAHRAMADAHLKMLEIRLQARRKMQEALTEEQRERLHQIQDYDWGSR, translated from the coding sequence ATGATTAAACCTGTCCTCGCGCCTCTTAACGCCCTTTTCTTCACCTTGATACTCTGCCTGGCCGCCTCCGCCTCTGGCCACGGTTTCTTTGGCTCAAGCGCTTCCGACAGCGATTGCGATGACTGCGGCGCCGGCATGATGCGGGGCCGACACATGATGGGAAGCGGCGGCATGTTCACAGGCGACGACTGGAGCGCATCCAACTGGAGCGGCTACGGTCGCCATTCCATGATGGAATCCCGTCGCATGTTTGGTCACGGATACATGATGGGCGATGGTTTTATGATGGGCGGCATGATGGATTTAAGTTCGCCAAGAATGGCCGGACTACTGGGGTTGGATGATAAGCAGCGCAGCAAGATAGAAGAAATTCAAAAACAGCTGGGCGAGCAGCAATGGGTCCACTTCCAGGAAATGTACAAACAACACGCCGCCATGCAGAACCTGCTCAACAAAGACGAAATGGATGACAAAGCTATTCTGGAAGCCCATCGCGCGATGGCTGACGCCCATCTCAAAATGCTGGAAATTCGATTGCAGGCGCGCAGGAAAATGCAAGAAGCGCTCACCGAAGAGCAACGGGAGCGCCTACATCAAATTCAGGATTATGACTGGGGGTCGCGGTAA
- a CDS encoding class I SAM-dependent methyltransferase, producing MMTKEKFDGLAEDYDLYRPRYPQALMGIIKDALPERDSLNISDVGAGTGIALEGLMPILGNQHRYYAVDISADMIAQGRRKFPKVDWRMGKAEEVIPTLPKLDLILAAQSFQWMDRPQMLAATRQALSSDGVFAVIQNNRHYQNSPFLDGYESLLETYSPGYSRHYRSFDFQGEVAYAFTCPRDAVAFRLHHWTMSIPASAFVGMSRSSTQAQRALAADETHFLQSLDALLNRFMQDGNIELSYESQLFLVRVG from the coding sequence ATGATGACCAAGGAAAAATTCGATGGTCTTGCAGAAGACTATGATCTGTATCGTCCCCGTTATCCTCAGGCGTTAATGGGGATTATCAAGGACGCCTTGCCTGAGCGCGACTCTCTGAACATCTCCGATGTCGGGGCGGGAACGGGCATCGCACTGGAAGGGCTGATGCCGATTCTGGGTAATCAGCATCGTTATTATGCGGTGGATATTTCCGCTGATATGATTGCGCAGGGGCGGCGCAAGTTTCCTAAAGTGGATTGGCGCATGGGAAAGGCGGAGGAGGTCATCCCGACATTACCGAAGCTTGATCTGATACTGGCGGCGCAATCCTTTCAGTGGATGGACCGTCCGCAAATGCTGGCGGCGACTCGACAGGCGCTATCTTCCGATGGCGTATTCGCCGTCATTCAAAATAATCGCCACTATCAAAACAGCCCATTCCTGGATGGCTACGAAAGTCTGCTGGAGACATACAGTCCAGGATACAGCCGCCACTATCGGAGTTTCGATTTTCAGGGGGAGGTCGCATACGCGTTTACCTGTCCACGCGATGCGGTGGCGTTCCGCTTACACCACTGGACGATGTCCATCCCCGCCTCAGCCTTCGTCGGCATGAGCCGCTCTTCAACTCAGGCGCAACGCGCACTGGCGGCGGACGAAACACACTTTCTACAAAGCCTGGATGCGTTGCTGAATCGGTTTATGCAAGACGGAAATATTGAGCTGAGCTACGAGAGCCAGTTGTTTCTGGTTCGGGTGGGTTGA
- a CDS encoding SO2930 family diheme c-type cytochrome, translating to MQNNKKAAIYGGVLWIMASVITGCSSGGDGSADDGGSSAKEAGVCGESGDGVNWSALSSTNCRYLSSYRLFSGADPTQTTDGSGVVYDLASPLFTDYASKYRVVYVPEGKQAQYSEQEVIDFPEGTVITKTFALPADTANRGLENERLLETRLLIRRASGWAALPYIWDANKEDAELSVAGGNYAATVVHNGVQHNFTYQVPDTNKCKQCHQFKTDSGSRFVPLGPKARQLNWTYAYPSGAANQLAYWKQKGIISGLPDDLSSIDSVPSYSDADASNLAGYSDDQIHRLAKGYLDVNCAHCHRPEGGASNTGLSLEFWRSFADYQSQHGVCKQPVAYGGGALSYDIEPGSPDASIFNFRMETDQPGDKMPEIGRQLVHQEGQALIYEWIARMAPNDCVD from the coding sequence ATGCAAAACAATAAAAAAGCCGCTATCTATGGCGGCGTGCTGTGGATAATGGCCAGCGTGATCACCGGTTGTAGCAGTGGCGGAGACGGCTCCGCCGATGATGGCGGAAGTTCCGCCAAGGAAGCGGGAGTATGCGGCGAAAGCGGCGATGGCGTGAACTGGAGCGCCCTCTCCTCCACCAATTGCCGTTACCTGTCCAGTTATCGCCTGTTCAGCGGCGCGGACCCCACGCAAACCACAGACGGGTCTGGCGTTGTCTATGATCTCGCCAGCCCCCTGTTCACGGATTATGCGAGCAAATACCGGGTAGTGTACGTTCCTGAAGGTAAACAAGCCCAGTACAGCGAACAGGAAGTCATTGATTTCCCCGAAGGAACCGTCATAACCAAAACTTTCGCGTTGCCGGCGGATACGGCCAATCGCGGCCTGGAAAATGAACGTCTACTGGAAACCCGCCTATTGATCCGTCGCGCCAGCGGCTGGGCGGCTCTGCCTTATATTTGGGACGCCAACAAGGAAGACGCGGAACTGAGCGTGGCGGGCGGAAATTACGCCGCAACGGTGGTGCACAACGGGGTGCAGCACAATTTCACTTATCAGGTTCCCGACACCAATAAGTGCAAGCAGTGCCATCAGTTCAAGACGGATTCCGGCTCCCGTTTTGTTCCGTTGGGTCCCAAAGCGCGCCAGCTTAACTGGACTTATGCTTACCCCAGTGGCGCCGCCAACCAGCTCGCCTATTGGAAACAGAAAGGCATTATTTCCGGTCTGCCGGATGATTTGTCCAGCATAGACAGCGTCCCCAGCTATAGCGACGCGGACGCCTCCAACCTGGCGGGCTATTCCGATGATCAGATCCATCGTTTGGCGAAAGGCTATCTGGACGTTAACTGCGCGCATTGCCATCGCCCTGAAGGCGGCGCGTCGAATACCGGCCTCAGCCTGGAGTTCTGGCGCAGTTTCGCGGACTATCAAAGTCAGCATGGGGTTTGCAAACAGCCCGTGGCCTACGGCGGCGGCGCATTAAGTTACGACATCGAACCGGGGTCGCCGGACGCATCCATCTTCAACTTCCGAATGGAGACCGACCAGCCTGGCGACAAGATGCCGGAAATTGGCCGTCAGCTTGTACACCAGGAAGGACAGGCGCTGATATATGAATGGATCGCGCGGATGGCGCCCAACGATTGCGTAGATTAA
- a CDS encoding parallel beta-helix domain-containing protein, translating to MQPSFIPAGLAPALCLSIAALTGCSSDTTGGDGSSGSNFPDNAKFISADGDITIAIKTAFITAQSGDYLVLPEGRLQITDTLTLDGDPDGDGASLENITIAGYGMDKTILDFSGSLGGDGIFIQNMKDVTVRNLAVEEAANNGIKLKDSDGIRLQYTRTEWKGALTSDNGAYGLYPVECSNILIEDSYVRGSADAGVYVGQSSNIVVRRNVAKENVAGIEIENSQNADVYNNVAEGNTGGILVFDLPIGNHKYGSTVRVFNNIIRDNNTDNFANASSNPAGVHIVPPGTGVIVLSTADVEVYNNAISNHDTTSVTVSSFFIAASQTEMEQYVMDDIMADGWRSVPRNISIHDNSISDSGGNPRGDLIQGVLPAFQAIGETTLPSVLYDGFGELLARAGYGATFSEEPFAADGSENICVVNNGDATKGFLYNPDPTTFTDADPADGEPDATTGVGANLLDCDLARLPAASATVAGKVYGCGQDDAHAACSL from the coding sequence ATGCAACCCAGTTTCATCCCCGCCGGCCTTGCGCCGGCTCTTTGTCTTTCTATCGCTGCGCTGACCGGATGCAGTAGCGACACCACTGGCGGCGACGGCTCCAGCGGCTCGAATTTCCCCGACAACGCAAAATTCATCAGCGCCGACGGCGACATCACCATCGCAATCAAGACAGCGTTCATCACTGCGCAGTCCGGCGATTATCTGGTGTTGCCCGAAGGGCGCCTGCAAATAACCGATACCCTGACCCTTGACGGCGATCCCGACGGCGACGGCGCATCATTGGAGAATATCACCATCGCCGGTTACGGCATGGATAAGACCATTCTGGACTTTTCCGGTTCTCTCGGCGGCGACGGCATATTCATTCAGAACATGAAGGACGTCACTGTCCGTAACCTTGCGGTGGAGGAAGCCGCCAACAACGGCATTAAGCTGAAAGACTCCGACGGCATTCGCCTGCAATACACCCGCACGGAGTGGAAAGGCGCGTTGACCTCGGACAATGGCGCCTACGGCCTGTATCCCGTGGAATGCTCGAACATTCTGATCGAAGACTCCTACGTGCGCGGTTCGGCGGACGCCGGCGTCTATGTCGGACAGTCCAGCAATATCGTCGTACGGCGCAATGTGGCCAAAGAAAACGTGGCGGGCATCGAGATCGAAAACTCCCAAAATGCAGACGTCTACAACAATGTGGCGGAAGGCAACACCGGCGGCATCCTGGTGTTCGACCTGCCTATCGGGAACCACAAATACGGCTCCACTGTGCGCGTTTTCAATAACATCATTCGCGACAACAACACCGATAACTTCGCCAACGCCAGCAGCAATCCCGCCGGCGTGCATATCGTGCCTCCCGGCACCGGGGTGATCGTACTGTCCACTGCGGATGTGGAGGTTTATAACAACGCTATCAGCAACCACGACACCACCTCCGTCACTGTCTCTTCGTTCTTTATCGCCGCCAGTCAGACGGAGATGGAGCAATATGTCATGGACGACATCATGGCCGATGGCTGGCGCTCCGTTCCTCGCAACATATCCATTCACGACAACAGCATCAGCGACTCTGGCGGTAATCCGCGAGGCGATTTGATACAGGGTGTGCTCCCCGCATTTCAGGCCATTGGGGAGACCACCCTGCCCAGCGTGTTGTATGACGGCTTCGGGGAGTTATTGGCCCGTGCAGGCTATGGCGCTACCTTTTCAGAGGAGCCGTTCGCTGCGGACGGATCGGAGAACATCTGCGTCGTCAACAACGGCGACGCCACCAAGGGTTTCCTCTACAACCCGGACCCCACCACATTTACTGACGCAGATCCCGCCGACGGCGAACCTGACGCCACGACCGGCGTCGGCGCCAACCTGCTGGACTGCGATCTGGCCCGACTGCCCGCCGCATCCGCCACAGTCGCCGGCAAGGTATACGGATGCGGCCAGGATGACGCCCACGCAGCTTGCAGTCTGTGA